A segment of the Nitrospina gracilis 3/211 genome:
TTGGAATGCGACAGCAAAAACAATTGTAAGCAGTATCGTTTTCATTTTCGTCCCTCCCCCTGAAAACAATATATCCCATTCGGAAAAAACTTCCAGAATATTTCCCTTGCTGAACTTTTTGAGTCAGGTTTTCGATACGCGGAAAAGTCTGTACCAAATTACAAATCCATTTTCCGGAATCCCTTAATTAAAACAACTTACGGTTACAGGCTGTAGTCAACTTGAGACATTTTGGGCCAATCTGGTTTTTACGAAAATTTTTACGGATTGCAATGAACCTTATTTTATGGCCTATTCCCATTGCCTTTTATCAAGACACCTATAAAATAAAAGTGCCCCCTTCATAAAATTTTGGCATTCGAAAAATTTCAGTGAAAGGATAAGATCATGACTTCATCCTTTCAGGATTTATCGGAGCAGGATTACCTCGACCTCATTGAGTTGATCCATCGGCTCGAAGAATGCGAATCGCAGTCCGATCTGGAAGGGGTTGTCCAGACCCACCTGTTTCCCCTGTTTCAGATTGATGCGTTTGGCAGTGCGACAATCTCGGCCGCCCCTTCAAATCCTTCCTCCACCAAATTGGCCCCCATCGCCGCCGTGGGTTATTCACCCCATGAAATCGAGTGGGCTCTGTCTTGCCAACCCTACCTGGAGGACTTCACCCGCCTGCTTAGTACCGGCTTGCGCACGGTGCTGGCCACCGACATCGACGTTTCCCGCAAATCTCTGAGAGACAGCTTTCACCGCTTTTTCGACGATCATCAGGAGATCGACCCTGACGACGCCCCCACTTTGAAGAATATGAGCGGGCATTTAACCATAGTGGATGGACCGGAAGTGTCCCTTGCCGTCGGATTGAGCCGGATTCGGAATGACAATTCGTTCACCTATCGCGAACTGCGCATGGCGGAACTGCTCCAGCCCAGTCTTCTGCACGCCTGCCGGTACGTGGCGCTTCGCCGCACTTTGAACCATTTCAGCGCGCTGGCGGAACACCTGGCCGACACCGCCAATCCCCTAGTGCTGGCTCAACCGGAAGGGTACATCATGTTTTGCAATGCTTCGTTTCGAGACCGGTTCCAGCTCCAGCAGGGGGACCGCCTTCCTGAAAATCTGCACCGGTGCATGCAGATGCAGGACGACATGTATTCCCCTGCCGAGAGTTTTGAAGAGTTCGACCGGTTTCCTCCCTTTTACAAGATCGGCAAAGACGTGTTCCGCCTGACCCTGACACGGCTGGACCCGATGCAGGATTACGAAAACCGTTGCTGGCTGTTCCAGTTGAAACCGGCACTGGCTCCTCAATCGCGGGTGGGTTTCGCCATGAAGGAGGCGCACCTGACCGTGCGGGAAATCGA
Coding sequences within it:
- a CDS encoding helix-turn-helix transcriptional regulator, coding for MTSSFQDLSEQDYLDLIELIHRLEECESQSDLEGVVQTHLFPLFQIDAFGSATISAAPSNPSSTKLAPIAAVGYSPHEIEWALSCQPYLEDFTRLLSTGLRTVLATDIDVSRKSLRDSFHRFFDDHQEIDPDDAPTLKNMSGHLTIVDGPEVSLAVGLSRIRNDNSFTYRELRMAELLQPSLLHACRYVALRRTLNHFSALAEHLADTANPLVLAQPEGYIMFCNASFRDRFQLQQGDRLPENLHRCMQMQDDMYSPAESFEEFDRFPPFYKIGKDVFRLTLTRLDPMQDYENRCWLFQLKPALAPQSRVGFAMKEAHLTVREIEVASLVCDGFSDKDIARRLFISPNTVNNHLKNIFRKMEVHTRVQLAHRLQGILQGKEA